In the genome of Atribacteraceae bacterium, the window TAGTAGACCAATAAACTACCGGGATGGAGAGTGGGAGGATCTCCTGACGGATGTGCGCGGGAACATCTTCCGTTTTATGGACGTTTTCGCCTTTGCCCAGGTCCTGGAGCAGATTTGGAAACTCGCCCATTTCGGAAATCGGTATATCGACCGCCGCACGCCCTGGTTGCTCTACAAGGATCCTTCCCGGGCTCGGGAACTTGACGAGATCCTCTACCGGCTCTGCGATGCGAGCCGACTCCTCGCTCTTTTGGTCTATCCCTTCCTGCCCCGTTCGGCGCAGAAGCTCTGGGACATGCTGGGGTTGCCCGGGAGACTTGCCGAATGTCGGATCATTGAGGAGTTGAGCTGGGAAAGGGGACCGGCGGCGTACACCCCAGCCAGTCCCCAGCCGCTCTTTCCCCGACTTATCGAAGAGGAAAAAGAAGAGGGAGAAGTGAGAAGGGAGACGGGATAGGCCGGTAAGAAATTTCAGCGTAATGTATGTACAGATCTTCCCAAGGGGAGGTTAAAACAGTGACTGTACCGGAAGTGCATCTGGGAGAATTTCAGAACATCGACATACGGATCGGGAAAGTTCTCGAGGTGGAACGGCTCGAGGGGACCAAGGCTCTCCTCGTGTTGAAAGTGAACCTGGGGGAAGAAGAGCGTACGCTGGTCGCCGGACTGGCCCAGTACTATTCTCCGGAGGAAATTATCGGAAAACAGGTCGTGGTTTTGGCCAATCTCAAGCCGGCGAACATACGGGGGGTCCGGTCACAGGGAATGCTGTTGGCCGCTGAGGATGGAAATGGACAGGTGAGTCTTCTGACGACCGACCGGGAGATCAAGCCAGGCAGCCGGGTGAGATGAGTTTTTGGATCGATGCCCACACTCATCTCGATGGTTCGGAGTTCGAGTGGGACCGCCGGGAGGTGATTGCCCGCGCCGAAGCGGCCGGGGTGGGGTGGGTGATCAATGCGGCCCACAACCTGGAGTCGTGCCGCCGGACCCTTGGTTTGATCGTAGAGTATGAAATCATATGGGGTGCGCTGGGCTGGCACCCTTCCGAGATTTCCGGTCAACTTCCCGATTTTTCGGAGCTTGATCAACTTCTGCGGGCCCCCGGTGTGGTGGCAGTGGGAGAGACTGGTCTTGATGCGTACTGGGATACGACCTACTTGGAGAACCAGCAGCGGGCCTTCCGCGAGCACATCCGCCTTGCGGAACAACACGGCCTTCCCTTGGTGATCCATTCCCGAAATACCCATGATATAGTTTTAGATCTTTTGGAACAGCAGGCCCGGAATATTCCAGTGGTCTGGCATTGTTTTTCCGGGGACGAGCGCCACCTGAGAAAAGCCCTGGCCCGGGGATACTATTTTTCCATCGGTGGAACAGTAACCTTTCCAAGGGCTCATACCCTGCGGACTCTTGTGCAGCATATTCCACTCGACCGCCTGCTCTTGGAAACCGACGCCCCATACCTGGCCCCGCAAGCATATCGGGGCAAACGGAACGAACCTTCCTATCTGGTGCATACCGCCCGGGACCTAGCGGATCTTTTCTCTCTCACCTTGGATGAACTGCGGGAGCGGATTTATGTCAATACTTTGTGTTGTTTTCCAGGCCTCCGAGCCAAAAGGAGACCTGGAGAGGAACGGAAACCGGAAGATGGCAATATGGAGATGGTATGGGAAAAGAAGCCGGTCGGATAGATGCATTGTGCTCATCGGAATAACCGCGTTTTTCCGGGGGGCACCTCCGAGGGGGGTTGCCTGGTGAGTTATAATAAAAATCAGTAGAGATCGGTTTTCCCATTTTGTGCCAATGAATTCCCTGTTCCGTTTCTGGTTGGCTTAAGTAATGCCGGACAGGTGGGGCCGGGAAGGAAGAAAGCGCTGGTGGTAGTTTCATGATGAAAATGAAAGTCCAGGGACTCATGTTCGATCAAAAGAATACCATGGCGGTGGTGGTATTGACTGACGAGGAAGGCAAAAGAAGCCTGCCCATCTGGGTGGGGTTGTTCGAGGCGCAGGCCATTCTCCTCGGTCTTCAGGAAGTGAAGACTCCCCGTCCGCTGACCCATGACCTCATGGCCTCAGTGATTTCCGGACTGGGAGCGCAGCTCGAACAGATCGTCATCTCCAAGATCGAGGACAATACGTTTTTTGCGCTCCTCCACCTGAAACTCAACGATCAGTTAGTAACAGTCGATGCCCGCCCCAGCGACTGTATTGCCCTGTCTCTCCGCACCGGAACGCCGATTTATATTTCCGAGGAAGTCCGCAGTTCCACCACAGTGGCAATGGGAGAGGTCGACGACAAGGAAATCGAGGAATTCAGTAAATTTCTTGATGATTTGAAACCGGATGAACTCAAAAAATACCTGGGACAATAGGCCAATTATCGGTGTCATTGGAGCGAACCGAGCCAATGAAGATCTCTTGGAAACCGCCTATGACCTCGGTCGCGAACTGGCCCGGCGGGGAGCGATTTTGGTTTGCGGAGGTTTGGGTGGAGTGATGGAGGCCGCTTGCCGGGGCGCCAAGGAATTGGGTGGCCTGACTTTGGGCATTCTTCCGGGGAGAGAGGCCGGGCAAGCCAACCGATATGTCGACCTGCCAATAGTGACCGGGCTCGGGGAAGCCCGAAATTTTGTCCTGGTTTTAACCGCTCAAGCCCTCATCGCTTGTGGTGGTGGTCCGGGAACCCTGAGTGAAATCGCTTTTGCCCTGCAAAACGAGAAAATCCTGGCCGGAATCCGGACCTGGACGATTGTTGACGGTACAGGGAAAGAAGGTTTTTTCCCGGTTTTTCAAGACCCGGCGGACGCCGTGTCATCGGTACTTGGCCGTTTAGGGGGGGCATGATGTTACCCGAAGAAAATCAACCAGATCAGATTCGGGTCAGCGTCTCGGCGTTGTTGGAGTACGCGGCCCGAGTGATCGAACAGGTTCCTGGAGTCTGTGGTTCGATTGATGAAATCGTCCGTTTTATCAAAATAACCTCGAACAACGAACACCTCCCTCCCTCTGAAAAAATCGATTTCCAACTCACCCCTTTGACCTTGGATGTCTCGCTGTGTCTTGATGCCCTGTGCAACCTCGGAGAAGTTGCCCGTGAGGTGCAGAAGCGGCTCTTTACCTCGCTCAAACAGGAACTGGAACTTCCCGTCCATCGGGTGAATATCGAGATCAGCCGGGTGAAATGATCCCGGGAGATCAAAGAAAGGAGGACATGAGCGTGTATAATCCAGAGGGTCTTTGTCAAGTCTGCCGGTACTGCGATTCGGAAAAGAAGCAAGAGGGTATTTACCGCTGTCTGTTGGGCGAACAGAAAGAACGGACCCGGCCGGTTGACCGTTGCGACTATTTTTTCCCGGATCACCTCGCGAACGCCGAGGAGAATGCCCGGGCGCACTATTGATGTGACAGCCGACAAAGGCCTGCCCTCAATCTGGAAGGAAGGCTTTGTTCCCAAGAAAAACCGGGGACAGAATTTTCTCGTCAACCGGAGAATACTGGAGAAGATAACCCGGGAAGCCGGATTAACGGAAAATGACCTGGTCGTTGAAGTGGGGACCGGTCCAGGGAATCTGACCGAACACCTGGCCCGGACCGGCGCGCAGGTCATCAGTTTCGAAACCGATGCGGCGCTTGTCGCTTATGCCTCCCGACAGTTGAGTGGTATGGTGAACGTTATTCTCCACCACCAGGATTTTTTGGAGACCGACCTTGCGCATCATGTGGCGGAATTTCCCGGCCGGGCTCCGGTGATTGTCGGCAATCTCCCCTATGCCATTACCTCGCCGGTTCTTTTCAAGGTTCTGGAAAGCGACGTCCCCTGGCGGGCCATGGTCCTCATGGTCCAAAAAGAATTTGCGGATCGTTTACTTGCC includes:
- a CDS encoding TIGR00725 family protein; amino-acid sequence: MNSKNTWDNRPIIGVIGANRANEDLLETAYDLGRELARRGAILVCGGLGGVMEAACRGAKELGGLTLGILPGREAGQANRYVDLPIVTGLGEARNFVLVLTAQALIACGGGPGTLSEIAFALQNEKILAGIRTWTIVDGTGKEGFFPVFQDPADAVSSVLGRLGGA
- the metG gene encoding methionine--tRNA ligase subunit beta, with the protein product MTVPEVHLGEFQNIDIRIGKVLEVERLEGTKALLVLKVNLGEEERTLVAGLAQYYSPEEIIGKQVVVLANLKPANIRGVRSQGMLLAAEDGNGQVSLLTTDREIKPGSRVR
- a CDS encoding bifunctional nuclease family protein; translation: MMKMKVQGLMFDQKNTMAVVVLTDEEGKRSLPIWVGLFEAQAILLGLQEVKTPRPLTHDLMASVISGLGAQLEQIVISKIEDNTFFALLHLKLNDQLVTVDARPSDCIALSLRTGTPIYISEEVRSSTTVAMGEVDDKEIEEFSKFLDDLKPDELKKYLGQ
- the rsmA gene encoding 16S rRNA (adenine(1518)-N(6)/adenine(1519)-N(6))-dimethyltransferase RsmA translates to MPGRTIDVTADKGLPSIWKEGFVPKKNRGQNFLVNRRILEKITREAGLTENDLVVEVGTGPGNLTEHLARTGAQVISFETDAALVAYASRQLSGMVNVILHHQDFLETDLAHHVAEFPGRAPVIVGNLPYAITSPVLFKVLESDVPWRAMVLMVQKEFADRLLAPPGTRQTGLLSLAASLVAETERVLQVSRRSFWPVPRIDSTVVRLFPKTFSLESRIRDRILALARPAFQQRRKKLTGVLNKAFPGRVILPGDLVALGIRDDARPENLTIDQWIALATRSANDWEPA
- a CDS encoding TatD family hydrolase: MSFWIDAHTHLDGSEFEWDRREVIARAEAAGVGWVINAAHNLESCRRTLGLIVEYEIIWGALGWHPSEISGQLPDFSELDQLLRAPGVVAVGETGLDAYWDTTYLENQQRAFREHIRLAEQHGLPLVIHSRNTHDIVLDLLEQQARNIPVVWHCFSGDERHLRKALARGYYFSIGGTVTFPRAHTLRTLVQHIPLDRLLLETDAPYLAPQAYRGKRNEPSYLVHTARDLADLFSLTLDELRERIYVNTLCCFPGLRAKRRPGEERKPEDGNMEMVWEKKPVG